A single genomic interval of Hevea brasiliensis isolate MT/VB/25A 57/8 chromosome 4, ASM3005281v1, whole genome shotgun sequence harbors:
- the LOC110648871 gene encoding uncharacterized protein LOC110648871, whose amino-acid sequence MTDRINNNNAAVKPIWMKQAEEAKLKSEAEKAAAAKAAFEATFKAVTNNPDKPSDSDSEGEAEEDLADKPVGPVDPAKCTAVGAGIAGGTACAPSTFMVVTKDADGRKVLHGGAQIKVKVSPGVGVGGTEQEGIVKDMGDGTYTVTYVVPKRGNYMVNIDCNGKPIMGSPFPVFFSAGTSTGGLLGVAPASTFPNLVNQTMPNMPNYSGSVSGAFPGLIGMIPGVVPGASGGAILPGIGASLGEVCRDYLNGRCAKTDCKLNHPPHNLLMTALAATTSMGTLSQVPMAPSAAAMAAAQAIVAAQALQAHAAQVQAQNQSAKDSTGSPDKAGKEDTLKKTLQVSNLSPLLTVDQLKQLFGYFGTVVDCTITDSKHFAYIEYSKPEEATAALALNNMDVGGRPLNVEMAKSLPQKSILNSSLASSSLPMMMQQAVAMQQMQFQQALLMQQTMTAQQAANRAATMKSATELAAARAAEISKKLKADGLVDEEKETKRKSRSPSQSRPRSRSKSKSPVNYRQRRRSPSYSPPRRHRNRRSRTPLRSRHHFRYDDERRSYRDFRDDSDRTRRQDRLYDRHSSVSRRNRSRSVSPRRKKSYRADSGSPKHRRESSPHRVRKSSHGGSRSPRHHRGSRSSPINDSNDKQKYRKRSRSKSVEDTNDRAKETQDEKTKKHERRRSRSLSSEERNNGSKSSPRSSDENETKHRRRLRSKSVEAHNRSNEKANETRDERSKRRDRRRSRSKSVEGRYHFREKRNETIDKKSKHRDRKRSRSLSAEGKHHRGSRSSPKGGDENKSKHRRHSRSKSPEGKLHSSHKMGENRDEKSKHHKRRQSMSVEGLEGHNEYQSPSPEDKID is encoded by the exons GTGCACTGCGGTTGGGGCGGGCATTGCTGGTGGGACTGCTTGTGCTCCCTCTACATTCATGGTGGTGACAAAGGACGCGGATGGAAGGAAGGTCCTGCATGGGGGAGCACAGATTAAGGTGAAGGTGTCGCCTGGAGTGGGTGTTGGGGGTACGGAGCAAGAAGGGATTGTGAAGGATATGGGGGATGGGACTTACACCGTAACTTATGTGGTGCCCAAAAGGGGGAATTATATGGTGAATATTGACTGTAATGGCAAACCCATCATGGGTAGTCCATTCCCCGTTTTCTTCAGTGCTG GTACTTCAACTGGAGGACTTCTGGGTGTGGCTCCTGCTTCAACTTTTCCAAACTTAGTTAACCAGACCATGCCCAACATGCCAAATTATTCAGGATCAGTTTCTGGGGCATTCCCTGGATTAATTGGGATGATTCCCGGCGTTGTTCCTGGTGCTTCTGGTGGTGCAATTTTGCCTGGAATTGGAGCATCTCTTGGGGAAGTTTGTCGAGATTATCTTAATGGCCGGTGTGCAAAAACTGACTGCAAGCTGAACCATCCACCGCACAATTTGCTAATGACGGCATTAGCTGCAACAACCTCAATGGGGACCCTTAGTCAGGTGCCTATGGCACCTTCAGCAGCTGCAATGGCTGCTGCTCAAGCCATTGTTGCTGCCCAAGCTCTTCAAGCTCATGCTGCTCAGGTTCAAGCACAAAATCAGTCTGCCAAGGATTCAACCG GTTCACCTGATAAAGCTGGGAAGGAAGACACACTGAAGAAGACACTTCAAGTTAGCAATCTTAGCCCACTTCTGACAGTGGACCAGCTGAAACAACTATTTGGCTATTTTGGCACAGTTGTTGATTGTACAATTACCGATTCAAAGCATTTTGCCTACATAGAATACTCAAAACCTGAAGAAGCAACCGCAGCTTTAGCATTGAACAATATGGATGTTGGGGGTCGGCCCTTGAATGTTGAGATGGCTAAATCACTTCCTCAAAAATCGATTTTGAATTCTTCTCTGGCTTCATCTTCTTTGCCAATGATGATGCAGCAAGCTGTTGCCATGCAACAGATGCAATTTCAACAAGCTTTGCTTATGCAACAAACTATGACTGCACAGCAGGCAGCTAATCGAGCTGCAACCATGAAGTCTGCAACAGAGTTAGCAGCAGCTAGAGCTGCAGAAATTAGTAAGAAGTTAAAAGCTGATGGACTTGTTGATGAAGAGAaggaaacaaaaagaaaatctag GTCACCATCCCAATCTCGACCAAGGTCCAGATCAAAGTCAAAATCACCAGTTAATTATCGGCAAAGGCGCAGGTCTCCTTCGTACTCACCTCCTCGCCGGCATAGAAATCGTAGATCCAGGACACCTTTGAGATCTCGTCATCACTTCAGATATGATGATGAAAGGCGGTCATATAGAGATTTTAGGGATGATAGTGACAGAACTAGGAGGCAGGATCGATTGTATGATCGTCATTCCTCTGTTTCAAGGAGAAATAGGAGTAGGAGTGTGAGTCCTCGAAGGAAAAAGTCCTATAGAGCTGATTCAGGCTCACCAAAACACCGCCGAGAAAGTTCACCACATAGAGTGAGAAAATCATCCCATGGTGGTTCAAGATCACCAAGGCATCATAGGGGAAGTAGGTCATCTCCAATAAATGACAGCAATGACAAACAAAAATACAGAAAACGTTCTAGGTCCAAATCTGTGGAAGATACCAATGACCGGGCAAAAGAAACCCAGGATGAAAAGACAAAGAAACACGAGAGGAGGAGATCCAGGTCATTATCTTCTGAAGAGAGGAATAATGGAAGTAAGTCATCCCCTAGAAGTTCGGATGAAAATGAAACAAAACACAGGAGGCGGTTGAGGTCAAAATCTGTGGAAGCACATAATCGCTCCAATGAAAAAGCGAATGAAACCAGGGATGAAAGATCAAAACGTCGTGATAGAAGGAGGTCTAGGTCAAAATCTGTTGAAGGCAGGTACCACTTCagagagaaaagaaatgaaacCATTGATAAAAAGTCTAAGCATCGTGACAGAAAGCGGTCTAGATCATTGTCTGCTGAGGGGAAGCATCACAGAGGAAGCCGGTCATCCCCAAAAGGTGGGGATGAAAATAAATCAAAACACAGAAGACACTCTAGGTCAAAATCTCCAGAAGGCAAGCTGCACTCTAGTCATAAAATGGGTGAAAATAGAGATGAAAAATCAAAGCATCACAAAAGAAGACAGTCAATGTCTGTTGAAG GACTAGAAGGACACAATGAATACCAGAGTCCATCACCGGAGGATAAAATTGACTGA